The Echinicola rosea genome has a segment encoding these proteins:
- a CDS encoding sulfatase family protein, with the protein MKNLILACATLFLWSCGERSSSDSQAEATAKPHIIIIFTDDMGIGDLSCYNSGWVTTPNIDKLATNGLKFNQYYSAAPVCSPSRVGITTGMFPTEWGINTFLHSRKGNANCEQFDYLDPAAPSMARVLKTVGYKTSHVGKWHMGGGRDVDDAPQITAYGFDEYTTTYEGPDPDQLITASNWIWSEQDSIERWERTGYFVDKTLDFLARNKEQPCFVNFWPDDMHDPWIPNEEFYDQRDTWPSKPNFIPVLKEYDRQIGRLMAGLEELGIAENTMIIFTSDNGAYPTYEHIRTNSQRGSKNSLYEGGIRMPFIVSWPAAIEKDQTDSETIIGAVDLLPSLASLTGAQLPDGYDFSGQDLSEALTGKSPQSRNKDLFWDFGRNEHFNRPRQPHHQSPHLAVRHENWKLLVNSDSTQVELYDLDKDINETTNVADQQPELAGKLSHEVIQWYWEKRRIREN; encoded by the coding sequence ATGAAAAACCTGATTTTAGCTTGCGCTACCCTATTTTTATGGTCATGCGGTGAGCGTTCCTCTAGCGATTCCCAAGCAGAAGCCACTGCCAAACCCCACATCATTATCATCTTTACCGATGACATGGGCATTGGAGACCTATCATGCTATAATAGCGGCTGGGTGACCACTCCAAATATTGATAAGCTGGCCACCAATGGCCTGAAATTTAACCAATACTATTCGGCAGCGCCGGTCTGTTCCCCGTCTCGCGTTGGTATTACCACGGGGATGTTTCCCACCGAGTGGGGGATCAATACCTTTTTACACAGCCGGAAAGGCAATGCGAACTGCGAACAATTTGACTATTTAGACCCTGCTGCTCCTTCTATGGCACGCGTGCTAAAGACTGTCGGCTACAAAACCAGCCATGTCGGAAAATGGCACATGGGCGGGGGCCGTGATGTGGACGATGCACCGCAGATTACCGCATATGGGTTTGATGAATATACCACTACCTATGAAGGCCCCGATCCTGATCAGCTGATCACCGCTTCCAACTGGATTTGGAGCGAGCAGGACAGCATCGAAAGATGGGAACGAACCGGTTATTTTGTGGACAAGACCTTGGATTTTCTGGCAAGAAATAAGGAACAACCTTGTTTTGTCAACTTTTGGCCAGATGACATGCATGATCCATGGATTCCCAATGAGGAATTTTATGACCAGCGAGACACCTGGCCGAGCAAGCCCAACTTTATTCCTGTACTTAAGGAGTACGATCGGCAGATTGGTCGGTTGATGGCCGGACTGGAGGAATTGGGCATTGCTGAAAATACGATGATTATCTTCACCAGTGACAATGGTGCTTACCCGACTTATGAACATATCCGCACAAACAGCCAGCGGGGCTCCAAAAACAGCCTGTATGAAGGAGGAATTCGAATGCCTTTTATCGTGAGTTGGCCTGCTGCGATCGAAAAGGATCAAACGGATAGCGAAACCATTATCGGTGCAGTGGATTTACTACCGAGTTTGGCAAGTCTCACCGGTGCGCAATTGCCGGATGGATATGATTTTTCTGGGCAGGATTTAAGTGAAGCCCTGACGGGCAAAAGTCCTCAATCAAGAAATAAGGATCTTTTCTGGGATTTTGGGAGAAATGAACACTTCAACCGCCCCCGTCAGCCCCATCACCAAAGCCCTCATTTGGCCGTTCGACATGAAAACTGGAAATTATTGGTCAATTCCGATAGCACGCAAGTGGAGCTCTATGATCTGGATAAGGATATCAATGAAACTACCAACGTAGCGGACCAGCAGCCGGAGTTGGCAGGAAAGCTGAGCCATGAGGTAATTCAGTGGTATTGGGAAAAACGCAGGATTAGGGAAAACTAA
- a CDS encoding ComF family protein has product MRFTFFNDFLALVFPQTCAVCRSSLFDFEELICRSCQVQLPFTTYHQRPDNNDLALKVMGLTRVGRVMAFLRYSKKGVSQRLLHQLKYRNQPEMGVLLGKMYGHELARNGYKDTWDGIFAIPLHPAKQKRRGYNQSMMFAEGLSSVLDSPVRDSLLRTKFTSTQTNKSRMERIANVEHVFSLVTGTDLKNKKLLLVDDVMTTGATLAAAANVLLEAGAEQVDLAVIAAGK; this is encoded by the coding sequence ATGCGTTTCACTTTTTTCAATGATTTTTTAGCCCTAGTGTTTCCCCAGACCTGTGCGGTATGCAGAAGCAGTCTGTTTGATTTTGAAGAGTTGATCTGTAGGTCCTGTCAAGTGCAGCTGCCCTTTACTACCTATCACCAACGCCCAGACAATAATGATTTGGCGCTTAAAGTCATGGGACTTACCCGTGTCGGTCGGGTAATGGCTTTTTTGCGGTATAGTAAGAAAGGCGTCAGTCAGCGGCTACTTCACCAGCTCAAATACCGCAACCAACCTGAAATGGGAGTATTATTGGGTAAAATGTACGGACATGAATTGGCCAGAAATGGCTACAAGGATACTTGGGATGGTATTTTTGCGATTCCCTTGCATCCTGCCAAACAAAAGCGAAGGGGCTATAATCAAAGTATGATGTTTGCTGAGGGCCTTTCCAGTGTATTGGACTCGCCGGTCCGCGACTCACTCTTACGTACCAAGTTTACCAGTACCCAAACCAACAAGTCCAGAATGGAGCGAATTGCCAATGTGGAACATGTTTTTTCGCTGGTTACAGGAACTGATCTAAAGAATAAAAAGCTACTTTTGGTAGACGATGTGATGACTACTGGTGCTACCTTGGCTGCTGCCGCAAATGTGTTGCTGGAAGCGGGTGCCGAGCAGGTGGATCTTGCGGTTATTGCAGCGGGGAAATAA
- a CDS encoding carboxymuconolactone decarboxylase family protein → MNLVNEFNEYRAKMNDKILGEDNKVLKRIFNLDTNAFKEGAVDIQSKEMIGLACSMVLRCDDCVRYHLGKCHEVGLTKDQVFEVFSIANLIGGTIVIPHLRKAVEYWEELENEANKNV, encoded by the coding sequence ATGAATTTAGTCAACGAATTCAACGAATACCGCGCGAAGATGAATGACAAGATCCTCGGAGAAGACAACAAAGTCCTCAAAAGGATCTTTAATTTAGACACCAATGCTTTCAAAGAGGGTGCAGTGGATATCCAATCCAAAGAAATGATCGGTTTGGCCTGCTCCATGGTCCTCCGGTGCGACGATTGTGTACGCTATCACTTGGGCAAATGCCATGAAGTAGGCCTGACTAAGGATCAGGTTTTTGAAGTATTTTCCATTGCCAACCTGATCGGTGGCACTATTGTTATCCCTCACTTACGGAAAGCCGTAGAATATTGGGAAGAGCTAGAAAACGAGGCTAACAAAAATGTTTAA
- a CDS encoding exodeoxyribonuclease III, whose protein sequence is MNIVSYNVNGIRAAMRKGFGEWLAETSPDIIGLQEIKAKEDQIEISLFEDLGYHCYWYPAVKKGYSGVAILSKTKPKKVTYGMGVDKYDDEGRMIRADYGDFSFISAYFPSGTTGGIRQDFKYAFLDDVFGFTQDLKRSSPNLILSGDYNICHKAIDIHNPVANKNTSGFLPEERAWMDKFTGAGFDDSFRLHNQSPHEYSWWSYRANARANNKGWRIDYHMTSSAMKERVKGARIMPDAVHSDHCPILVEIT, encoded by the coding sequence ATGAATATCGTATCCTATAATGTCAACGGTATCAGAGCAGCAATGCGCAAAGGGTTTGGTGAATGGCTCGCCGAAACCTCTCCTGATATCATTGGCTTACAGGAAATAAAAGCCAAAGAGGATCAAATAGAGATTAGTCTATTTGAGGATCTAGGATATCATTGCTATTGGTATCCAGCTGTAAAAAAGGGATATAGTGGTGTCGCTATTCTCAGCAAGACAAAACCCAAAAAAGTCACTTATGGTATGGGAGTGGACAAGTACGATGATGAAGGCAGAATGATCAGGGCAGATTACGGTGACTTTTCCTTCATTAGTGCCTATTTCCCTTCAGGTACCACAGGAGGAATTCGTCAAGACTTTAAATATGCATTCCTGGATGATGTATTTGGCTTTACACAGGATCTAAAACGCAGCTCACCAAATTTGATTCTAAGTGGTGACTATAACATATGCCATAAAGCCATTGATATACACAATCCGGTAGCCAACAAAAATACTTCAGGTTTTTTGCCAGAAGAAAGGGCTTGGATGGACAAGTTTACGGGAGCAGGTTTTGATGATAGTTTCAGATTGCACAATCAGTCTCCCCATGAGTACTCTTGGTGGAGTTACCGGGCCAATGCCCGAGCAAACAACAAGGGTTGGCGGATAGACTATCACATGACCAGTTCGGCCATGAAAGAAAGAGTAAAAGGAGCTAGGATAATGCCGGATGCAGTGCACTCTGATCATTGTCCGATCTTGGTAGAAATAACGTAA
- a CDS encoding ATP-binding protein: MKSIKISIPSLIENIKIVESFIDNARDKFQINDDIYGNIMISVTECVSNAIVHGNQGDASKAVNLEVNFLENQLKFIIEDEGEGFDYENLKDPTAPENIEKSGGRGVFIMKNLSDEVDFEKDGKKTILTFYMN; encoded by the coding sequence ATGAAATCGATCAAAATCTCTATTCCATCTCTCATTGAGAATATTAAGATCGTAGAAAGCTTCATTGACAACGCAAGGGATAAATTCCAGATCAATGACGACATCTATGGCAACATCATGATTTCAGTAACAGAATGTGTCAGCAATGCCATTGTCCACGGCAATCAAGGGGACGCAAGTAAAGCGGTAAACTTGGAAGTAAATTTTCTCGAGAACCAGTTAAAATTCATCATCGAAGACGAAGGGGAGGGTTTTGATTATGAAAATCTAAAAGACCCAACTGCTCCTGAAAACATAGAAAAATCTGGAGGCAGGGGAGTTTTCATTATGAAGAACCTCAGCGACGAAGTGGATTTTGAAAAGGACGGAAAAAAAACGATCCTCACCTTCTACATGAATTGA
- the ybeY gene encoding rRNA maturation RNase YbeY, which produces MAINFFQEDLQYNLQQKNLTKRWLRALAKSEGFKITDLNYIFCSDEYLYQINVDYLDHDTYTDIITFDNSEKENLLEGDIFISIERIVDNAKTQNQDTYKETIRVISHGLLHLCGYKDKTEEEAQLMRSKEDESIKLFFELKENI; this is translated from the coding sequence ATGGCCATCAATTTCTTTCAAGAAGATCTTCAATACAATCTACAGCAAAAAAACCTCACTAAGCGATGGCTTAGAGCATTAGCCAAGTCCGAAGGGTTTAAAATCACGGACCTAAACTACATCTTCTGCAGTGACGAATATCTATACCAAATAAACGTGGATTACTTAGACCACGATACATACACAGACATTATCACCTTTGACAATTCCGAAAAGGAAAACCTGCTAGAAGGAGACATCTTCATCAGCATCGAACGTATCGTTGATAATGCAAAAACACAAAACCAAGACACTTATAAAGAAACTATACGCGTAATCAGCCATGGACTCCTGCACCTCTGTGGCTACAAAGACAAAACAGAAGAAGAAGCCCAACTCATGAGATCAAAAGAGGATGAGTCAATAAAATTATTCTTCGAACTAAAAGAAAATATTTAA
- the mnmG gene encoding tRNA uridine-5-carboxymethylaminomethyl(34) synthesis enzyme MnmG: MFPEYDVIVVGGGHAGCEAAHAAAKMGSSVLLCTMNMNTIAQMSCNPAIGGVAKGQIVREIDALGGMTGIISDKSMIQFRMLNRSKGPAMWSPRSQNDRMRFAEEWRLALEGTPGVDFWQEMISGLVVEDKRVVGVKTGIGLEIKAKSVVLTNGTFLNGLIHIGEKQFGGGRTGEAAAKGITEQLVELGFEAGRMKTGTPPRVDGRSLDYTKMEVQHGDDKPEKFSFSDETSTLKEQRTCWITYTNKEVHETLETGFDRSPMFNGRIQGLGPRYCPSIEDKINRFAERDRHQIFVEPEGWNTVEIYVNGFSTSLPEDVQYKAIRKIAGFENCKMFRPGYAIEYDFFPPTQLKLTLETQLVENLFFAGQINGTTGYEEAGCQGLIAGINAARKVKEENPFVLKRSDAYIGVLIDDLINKGTEEPYRMFTSRAEFRLLLRQDNADLRLTELGHSIGLASDKRLEKMLDKKNDTAKLINDLKQKKLSPDSINSGLEEKDTAAIKEKITVEKLLKRPQLGLSSIKELDADIHQYLSKYPQEVLDQAEIQIKYNSYIEKESQMVEKLNSMENFKIPLNFDYLTIPALSAEGKQKLHKIRPETLGQASRISGVSPADLSILTVYLGR; this comes from the coding sequence ATGTTTCCAGAATACGATGTAATAGTAGTTGGAGGAGGCCATGCAGGATGCGAAGCAGCTCATGCGGCAGCCAAAATGGGGAGTTCGGTACTCTTATGTACCATGAATATGAACACTATTGCTCAAATGTCATGTAATCCAGCTATTGGTGGTGTGGCTAAAGGACAAATTGTTCGTGAAATTGATGCACTCGGTGGAATGACAGGGATCATCTCCGATAAATCCATGATCCAATTTCGAATGCTCAACAGGTCTAAAGGCCCTGCTATGTGGTCTCCAAGATCACAAAATGACCGAATGCGCTTTGCCGAAGAGTGGAGATTGGCATTGGAAGGCACACCAGGCGTGGACTTTTGGCAAGAAATGATCTCTGGTTTGGTCGTAGAAGACAAAAGGGTAGTGGGTGTAAAAACTGGTATCGGCCTTGAAATAAAAGCTAAATCAGTAGTCCTTACTAATGGAACTTTCTTGAATGGACTTATTCATATCGGAGAGAAACAATTTGGTGGGGGAAGAACTGGGGAAGCTGCTGCAAAGGGTATCACAGAACAGTTAGTAGAACTGGGTTTTGAAGCCGGTAGAATGAAGACCGGTACGCCACCAAGAGTAGATGGAAGATCGCTGGATTACACTAAAATGGAAGTACAGCATGGGGATGACAAACCTGAAAAATTTTCATTCTCTGATGAAACTTCAACACTAAAAGAACAGCGCACTTGTTGGATAACATATACCAATAAGGAAGTCCACGAAACATTGGAAACGGGATTCGATCGTTCCCCGATGTTTAACGGCCGTATTCAAGGGTTAGGGCCGCGATACTGTCCCTCAATAGAAGATAAAATCAACCGCTTTGCAGAACGTGATAGGCACCAAATCTTCGTTGAACCTGAAGGTTGGAATACGGTAGAAATCTATGTTAATGGCTTTTCCACTTCACTTCCAGAGGATGTTCAGTACAAAGCCATTCGAAAAATAGCCGGTTTTGAAAACTGCAAAATGTTCCGTCCAGGTTATGCGATCGAATATGATTTCTTTCCGCCAACACAGTTAAAACTTACATTGGAAACCCAATTGGTGGAAAATCTCTTCTTCGCAGGACAAATAAACGGAACTACTGGATATGAAGAAGCAGGCTGCCAAGGACTGATTGCCGGTATTAACGCAGCCAGAAAAGTAAAAGAGGAAAACCCCTTCGTACTAAAGAGATCGGACGCTTATATCGGTGTGCTCATCGATGATCTTATCAATAAGGGTACTGAGGAACCTTATAGAATGTTTACCTCAAGGGCTGAATTCAGACTACTACTCAGGCAAGATAATGCCGATCTGCGCTTGACTGAATTAGGCCATTCCATAGGCCTAGCTTCCGACAAGCGATTAGAGAAAATGCTGGACAAGAAAAATGACACCGCTAAATTGATCAATGATCTAAAGCAAAAGAAACTAAGTCCGGATAGCATCAATTCAGGACTTGAAGAAAAAGACACCGCTGCAATCAAAGAAAAGATAACGGTAGAAAAACTACTTAAAAGACCTCAACTGGGTCTATCATCTATAAAGGAATTGGATGCTGATATCCATCAGTATCTTTCTAAATATCCGCAGGAAGTACTCGATCAAGCCGAAATACAAATAAAATATAACAGCTACATCGAAAAGGAGTCGCAAATGGTAGAGAAACTGAATAGCATGGAAAATTTTAAAATTCCATTGAACTTTGATTACCTTACCATACCAGCATTGTCGGCGGAAGGAAAGCAAAAATTACACAAAATTCGCCCGGAAACACTCGGGCAAGCATCTAGAATCAGTGGCGTATCACCCGCTGACTTGTCCATTCTCACGGTTTATTTAGGAAGATAA
- a CDS encoding class I SAM-dependent methyltransferase codes for MVVKDHSVSDESFSICKCSSCDFLFTNPRPTQENIGLYYESKDYISHTDKSNNLVNLIYKQVRKITLQQKVNWITKYSEKKGRLLDYGCGTGHFLHHASTKGWDGIGYEPNEEATKIAREKFDLQLYPKLKGLEKEKKFDAITLFHVLEHVHDLRGTVEFLLKRLKKRGTLFLAVPNNASYDAALFKEHWAALDVPRHLYHFTRPTMQKLADEFDLRITAEEPMPFDSYYVSILSNNIKYNKKNLIKSFFTGYKSNRLAKNNKNNYSSILFILKKK; via the coding sequence ATGGTGGTGAAAGACCACAGTGTCTCTGACGAATCATTTAGCATTTGTAAATGCAGCAGTTGCGATTTTTTATTTACCAACCCAAGACCAACCCAAGAAAATATCGGACTATATTACGAATCTAAAGACTATATTTCCCATACTGATAAATCCAATAATCTTGTTAACCTCATTTACAAGCAAGTAAGAAAAATAACCTTACAGCAAAAGGTAAACTGGATTACGAAGTACTCAGAAAAAAAAGGAAGACTATTGGATTACGGTTGTGGTACTGGACATTTTCTTCATCATGCCAGCACCAAAGGATGGGATGGAATTGGCTATGAACCTAATGAAGAAGCTACAAAAATAGCTCGTGAAAAATTTGACCTCCAACTATACCCTAAACTAAAGGGCCTCGAAAAGGAAAAGAAATTCGATGCCATCACGCTCTTCCATGTCCTCGAACATGTACATGATCTGAGAGGCACTGTGGAGTTTCTCCTGAAACGGTTAAAGAAGAGGGGTACACTATTCCTTGCTGTTCCCAACAATGCTTCCTACGACGCTGCGTTATTTAAGGAACATTGGGCTGCCCTTGACGTACCAAGGCACTTATACCATTTTACAAGGCCAACTATGCAAAAATTAGCTGATGAATTCGACTTACGCATCACTGCAGAAGAACCCATGCCATTTGACAGCTATTATGTTTCGATTCTATCCAACAATATAAAATATAATAAGAAAAATCTTATAAAATCATTTTTTACAGGATATAAGTCTAACAGATTAGCCAAAAACAATAAAAATAATTATTCAAGCATATTGTTTATATTAAAGAAGAAATGA
- a CDS encoding Ig-like domain-containing domain produces MGGPKDEDPPKLLSSNPKDQSLNIKPENVTLVFDEFIKTENPQRNVIITPSLDKSKMEFLALKNELRIKIGQELEDSTTYVFNFQKSIQDISESNPSENLKLVFSTGSMIDSLRFIGKVAYIFPQKKPDMEDVIVGLYRIEDDTMDVFTDPPYYLTQTDSAGNFEITNIKGGQYRAYAWHDANNTSKAEDKSEPYGFISDPIIIMEDVSGSYFNLFKGDLSDFKINRTSALGSNFDVVLSKYPAKLNVTHPDLGNSLFYRINEKNIRFYHTEIRDDSTQISISLRDSVGFGVDTTFYASFMKSERRAENLTPTMDKKKEFVANISTSISFNKPIKNIIYDSLFIQYDSASFIHIKPEHVSFRDSALRATLLIDLPISDTIPKTSFQFYASDSTFIDVEDQHNEKAIKTTFSKQDPENLADEVTGKVMAEEWPIIVQLLSRDEEIVKQQTLKENNQTYSFKKIKAGEYMVRAIIDRNKNGQWDPGNYYELRQPEPVYYFYDPENKTYAIQLRGKWTNQNINIIPSPASGLLQVTTDHVPSDTITTNQNGTETM; encoded by the coding sequence ATGGGTGGTCCAAAGGACGAAGACCCACCAAAATTGCTATCATCAAACCCGAAAGACCAAAGCCTAAATATCAAACCCGAAAATGTGACCTTGGTTTTCGATGAATTCATCAAAACCGAGAATCCCCAAAGAAACGTCATCATCACACCAAGCCTGGATAAAAGTAAAATGGAGTTTCTTGCCCTGAAGAATGAACTTCGCATCAAAATAGGACAGGAGTTGGAAGATAGTACCACTTACGTTTTTAACTTTCAAAAGAGCATCCAAGATATCTCTGAAAGCAATCCATCTGAAAACTTAAAACTGGTATTTTCTACGGGAAGTATGATAGACAGCCTAAGATTTATCGGAAAAGTTGCCTATATATTTCCTCAGAAAAAGCCCGATATGGAAGATGTCATTGTAGGGCTTTACAGAATTGAGGACGATACCATGGATGTATTTACTGATCCACCATATTACCTCACCCAAACGGATTCTGCAGGGAATTTTGAAATCACCAATATCAAAGGGGGACAATACAGGGCATATGCCTGGCACGATGCCAACAATACTTCCAAGGCAGAAGACAAAAGTGAGCCTTATGGATTTATAAGCGACCCCATCATCATCATGGAAGATGTATCAGGAAGCTATTTCAATCTATTTAAAGGTGACTTATCGGATTTTAAAATCAACCGTACAAGTGCACTCGGAAGCAATTTCGACGTGGTATTAAGTAAGTATCCTGCGAAACTTAACGTCACCCATCCGGATTTAGGAAATTCCCTATTTTATAGGATCAATGAAAAAAACATACGATTCTACCATACAGAAATAAGAGACGACAGTACCCAAATATCCATAAGCTTGCGGGATTCTGTAGGTTTTGGAGTAGATACCACATTCTATGCCTCATTTATGAAAAGTGAAAGGAGAGCTGAAAACCTAACCCCGACCATGGATAAAAAGAAGGAGTTCGTTGCCAACATCAGTACCTCGATCTCTTTTAACAAACCCATCAAGAACATCATTTACGACTCCCTCTTCATCCAATATGACTCAGCATCCTTTATCCATATCAAGCCAGAACACGTGAGCTTTAGGGACAGTGCTTTGCGTGCTACACTTCTCATAGACTTACCAATTTCGGATACCATACCAAAGACAAGCTTCCAGTTTTACGCATCAGATTCGACATTCATAGACGTAGAAGATCAACATAACGAAAAAGCTATCAAAACGACGTTTAGCAAACAAGATCCTGAGAATCTAGCAGATGAAGTCACAGGTAAAGTAATGGCAGAAGAATGGCCTATCATCGTCCAATTACTATCAAGAGATGAAGAGATCGTCAAGCAACAAACCCTTAAAGAAAATAACCAAACATACAGTTTTAAAAAAATAAAAGCAGGTGAATACATGGTAAGGGCCATTATTGACCGAAATAAGAACGGCCAGTGGGATCCCGGAAACTATTATGAGCTCAGGCAACCAGAACCGGTATATTACTTTTATGATCCTGAAAACAAAACCTATGCCATCCAACTAAGAGGTAAATGGACCAATCAAAACATCAACATTATACCAAGTCCGGCTTCTGGATTACTCCAAGTGACTACCGATCATGTCCCTAGCGACACCATAACAACCAATCAAAATGGCACCGAAACTATGTAG
- a CDS encoding alpha/beta hydrolase: MKNIFSFILLFLGIQWLAFAKTDTVRIHSNAMDKDVPNLVITPSTYTRSETYPSVYLLHGAGGDYTTWARIADLQQYADRYSLIIVCPDAGVTSWYFDSPIDPKMQYETFVASELVTWVDEHYATKQDRAHRAITGLSMGGHGGLYLGFRHQDIWGAVGSTSGGVDIRPFPLNWDIAKRLGSYAQNKDTWEENTVINMLHLLDGKSLDIIIDCGRHDFFYDANVRLHRKLEKRNIPHDFITRPGVHNAEYWRNSIAYQLLFFHSKFEARKE, encoded by the coding sequence ATGAAAAATATTTTTAGTTTCATACTTCTCTTTTTAGGAATTCAGTGGCTGGCTTTTGCCAAAACCGATACGGTTCGGATCCATAGTAATGCAATGGACAAGGATGTGCCTAACTTAGTCATTACACCCAGTACCTATACCCGCTCAGAAACTTATCCGTCTGTATATTTGCTCCATGGAGCTGGTGGCGACTACACCACTTGGGCAAGGATTGCGGATTTACAGCAATATGCGGACCGCTACAGCCTTATCATCGTCTGTCCTGATGCAGGAGTCACCAGTTGGTATTTTGACAGCCCTATAGACCCTAAAATGCAGTATGAGACTTTTGTGGCTTCGGAGCTGGTCACTTGGGTGGACGAACACTATGCCACTAAGCAAGATCGTGCCCATCGTGCCATTACGGGGCTAAGCATGGGCGGTCATGGAGGACTTTACCTGGGATTTAGACATCAGGATATCTGGGGTGCAGTGGGCAGTACCAGCGGTGGTGTGGATATTAGACCTTTTCCGCTAAATTGGGACATTGCCAAAAGATTGGGATCATATGCACAAAATAAGGATACCTGGGAAGAGAATACCGTGATCAATATGCTTCACTTGTTAGATGGCAAATCACTGGATATCATTATCGATTGCGGTCGGCATGACTTTTTTTATGATGCCAATGTGCGGCTGCATAGGAAGTTAGAAAAGCGAAACATTCCCCACGATTTTATCACCAGACCGGGTGTGCACAACGCCGAATATTGGCGTAACTCGATAGCATATCAGCTGCTGTTTTTCCATAGTAAGTTTGAAGCTAGAAAAGAATAG